One Drosophila gunungcola strain Sukarami chromosome 2R unlocalized genomic scaffold, Dgunungcola_SK_2 000004F, whole genome shotgun sequence genomic window, TGATTTCAAACGACTTGGTCTCTGTGAAGCTAAACAGTTTATTGatgattaaagttttttaatctTAGTTGCTCAAAGGAACGTCCTCTTTCTCCTGCTTGGCTCCTTGGGCCGGGACCTGATCCTTGGGCACCTGGGCGGGCATTGGCttcacctgctgctgctccttctgcTGGGGAACCGGAACATCTAAATCCCGCTGGCCGGGGATCTTTGCCACACAGGCATCGAAGTCATTGGCCGTCTGGATGGACTGCACCTTGGCCTCGCTGACAGCGGAGCTGATGCAGTTGGTCCTCTGGGCAGCCATCTGGGTGGCATTGGAGCTGAACTGAGTCTGGGTCTGGTAGGCCTGCGAGTTGGAGGTGTCCAGCAGCTGCAGGTTCTTGTCGAACTGGGTAAAAAATAGGTATTGAGTCTCTAGTTTGGTTTGACGTAGATGAACACACTCACAGTGGATACAGTGCAGTTGAGGAAAAGGGCCGCGTCGGTCTCATTGCGGCACAGCTGCAGGTTCTGCTCCAGGCTCAAAAGCTGGAGGCGGATTTGGCTCACCGTGGTGTTGCTAGACTGGCTGAAGGCCACCTTGGTGCGATTGGCTGCCTGCTCGCAGGCATCGGT contains:
- the LOC128253878 gene encoding uncharacterized protein LOC128253878, with the protein product MQLFTQVILFAVALISVSAVPHVAQDVGLDQVLFRMALGESEARDLTPAAQTCANNYVNTTQKNAEKLANATDACEQAANRTKVAFSQSSNTTVSQIRLQLLSLEQNLQLCRNETDAALFLNCTVSTFDKNLQLLDTSNSQAYQTQTQFSSNATQMAAQRTNCISSAVSEAKVQSIQTANDFDACVAKIPGQRDLDVPVPQQKEQQQVKPMPAQVPKDQVPAQGAKQEKEDVPLSN